A window of the Thermodesulfobacteriota bacterium genome harbors these coding sequences:
- a CDS encoding DedA family protein, whose translation MHLLGELIAWIVQTIGQLGYPGIFLLMALESSFFPFPSEVVMIPAGYLAYRGEMNLGVAIAMGTAGSLAGALLNYYLAVWLGRPFLERYGRYLFLPPEKFHRMEAFFRRHGEISTFVGRLITVVRQYISFPAGLARMPMGRFLFYTGLGAGIWVAILAAIGYVAGGNEELIRTYSREATLGLLALCAALIAVYVARHRRRTRSAGSGV comes from the coding sequence ATGCACCTGCTCGGCGAACTCATCGCCTGGATCGTCCAGACCATCGGCCAGCTCGGCTACCCGGGGATTTTTCTCCTCATGGCGCTGGAGAGCTCGTTTTTCCCCTTCCCCAGCGAGGTGGTGATGATCCCCGCGGGGTACTTGGCCTACCGGGGAGAGATGAACCTGGGTGTCGCCATCGCCATGGGGACCGCCGGCTCCCTGGCCGGCGCCCTGCTCAACTACTACCTGGCGGTGTGGCTCGGCCGCCCCTTCCTGGAGCGTTACGGCCGCTACCTCTTCCTTCCCCCGGAGAAGTTCCATCGGATGGAGGCCTTCTTCCGAAGACACGGGGAGATCAGCACCTTCGTGGGGCGGCTGATCACGGTGGTGCGCCAGTACATCTCGTTTCCAGCCGGTCTGGCCCGTATGCCCATGGGACGCTTCCTCTTCTACACGGGCCTGGGCGCCGGGATCTGGGTGGCGATCCTGGCCGCCATCGGGTACGTGGCGGGGGGCAACGAGGAGCTCATCCGCACCTACTCCCGGGAGGCGACCCTGGGGCTCCTGGCGCTGTGCGCCGCCCTGATCGCGGTCTACGTAGCGCGCCACCGGCGCAGGACCCGGTCCGCAGGGTCGGGCGTTTGA
- a CDS encoding citrate/2-methylcitrate synthase, with translation MEEQQVCFPRVKNTGLRGIPVADTKVSYIDGIKGELQYRGFRIQELAKYATYEEVAHLLIHGRLPSRKELAAFDARLRAARALPPGVVEALAQRPRDAVPMDVLQGAVPFLADHDPELKDTSKEAVARQAERLTARLPSVVAAWKRLRAGEKPLEPRGDLAHAANFLYLLKEAEPHEQEARIVDVCLTLHADHTFNASTFAAREVASTHAHLYASVTAAVGALSGELHGGANEQVMKMLQEIGTPEKAQGYVKAKLDAGGKVMGMGHAVYKTLDPRAPILMELALELGKKTGQSFWIDIAEAVREATQREFKARKGLDIYPNVDFYSAATYYQLGIDTDLFTPVFALGRVSGWCAHVIEEKFAEAQEKPELYRPEAEYVGDYCGPQGCAWVPMAERGAPSGGGR, from the coding sequence ATGGAAGAGCAACAGGTCTGTTTCCCGCGGGTGAAGAACACCGGCCTTCGGGGCATCCCGGTCGCCGACACGAAGGTGAGCTACATCGACGGCATCAAGGGGGAGCTCCAGTACCGGGGCTTTCGCATCCAGGAACTGGCCAAGTACGCCACGTACGAGGAGGTAGCCCACCTCCTCATCCACGGCCGCCTGCCCTCCCGGAAGGAGCTCGCGGCCTTCGACGCCCGCCTGCGGGCCGCCCGGGCCCTGCCGCCGGGGGTGGTGGAGGCCCTGGCCCAGCGGCCCCGCGACGCGGTGCCCATGGACGTGCTCCAGGGCGCCGTCCCCTTCCTCGCCGACCACGACCCGGAGCTCAAGGACACTTCCAAGGAGGCCGTCGCGCGCCAGGCCGAGCGTCTCACCGCGCGCCTGCCCTCCGTGGTGGCGGCCTGGAAGCGCCTGCGGGCCGGAGAGAAGCCCCTGGAGCCCCGGGGCGATCTCGCCCATGCCGCGAACTTCCTCTACCTCCTCAAGGAGGCCGAGCCCCACGAGCAGGAGGCCCGCATCGTCGACGTGTGCCTCACCCTCCACGCCGACCACACCTTCAACGCCTCCACCTTCGCGGCACGGGAGGTGGCGAGCACCCACGCCCACCTCTACGCCTCGGTGACGGCGGCGGTTGGGGCGCTCTCGGGCGAGCTCCACGGCGGCGCCAACGAGCAGGTGATGAAGATGCTCCAGGAGATCGGCACCCCCGAGAAGGCGCAAGGCTACGTGAAAGCCAAGCTCGACGCGGGAGGCAAGGTGATGGGGATGGGCCACGCGGTCTACAAGACCCTCGACCCCCGGGCGCCCATCCTGATGGAGCTCGCCCTGGAGCTGGGGAAGAAGACCGGCCAGAGTTTCTGGATCGACATCGCAGAGGCCGTGCGGGAGGCCACCCAGCGGGAGTTCAAGGCCCGCAAGGGGCTCGACATCTACCCCAACGTGGATTTCTACTCGGCAGCCACCTACTACCAGCTCGGCATCGACACGGACCTCTTCACCCCGGTCTTCGCCCTGGGGCGGGTGTCGGGCTGGTGTGCCCACGTCATCGAGGAGAAGTTCGCCGAGGCCCAGGAAAAGCCCGAGCTCTACCGGCCCGAGGCGGAGTACGTGGGGGACTACTGCGGCCCCCAGGGGTGCGCCTGGGTGCCTATGGCCGAGCGCGGCGCCCCCTCGGGAGGGGGCCGATGA